One region of Leptospira bandrabouensis genomic DNA includes:
- a CDS encoding S1C family serine protease, producing the protein MERKTSIPPVVYINFALVFVLLFAIFFPEIRMAVTKLFASPKPISASKQSQAIQIQSSFRNVYREAQQFVVSIRTKKTEMIFHPYAFGESREDRISSIGSGFIIDERGFVVTNYHVIKNAEIIEIIMSDGRIFPARYVGSHERADIALLKIPSNDRFTPAFLGNSDEIEVGDWAIAVGSPYGLEKTFTVGVVSAKSREDLDETGQTHIQTDTAINPGSSGGPLLNIYGEVVGINRMIRSSSGASAGIGFAIPINYAKRVLRQIEQNVGQNIRPATLGVMATAPLPDHRKSLGIPGDTVGVLVYDIEPNSSAEKGGLRRYDFIEGANGLQIRHINDLREQVGLVGLGGVLRLKILRDTQEMELSIPLVEAAYKKGQ; encoded by the coding sequence ATGGAAAGAAAAACTTCGATTCCGCCAGTCGTCTACATTAACTTTGCTTTAGTTTTTGTACTTTTGTTCGCTATCTTCTTTCCTGAAATCCGGATGGCAGTCACAAAACTATTTGCGTCCCCAAAACCCATCTCCGCAAGCAAACAAAGCCAAGCCATTCAGATCCAATCCAGTTTCCGTAATGTTTACCGCGAAGCCCAACAATTTGTAGTCTCTATTCGGACGAAAAAAACTGAGATGATTTTTCATCCCTACGCTTTCGGTGAAAGTAGGGAAGACCGAATCTCTTCCATTGGAAGTGGGTTTATCATTGATGAGCGGGGGTTTGTTGTCACAAACTACCATGTTATCAAAAATGCAGAGATCATAGAAATCATCATGTCTGATGGTCGCATTTTCCCCGCTCGTTATGTGGGAAGCCATGAAAGAGCAGACATTGCACTTTTGAAAATCCCAAGTAACGACCGTTTCACTCCTGCTTTTCTTGGCAATTCTGATGAAATCGAAGTTGGTGACTGGGCCATTGCCGTGGGTTCCCCTTATGGACTTGAAAAAACATTTACAGTAGGAGTAGTTTCTGCCAAGTCCCGTGAAGACCTGGATGAGACAGGCCAAACCCATATCCAAACAGACACAGCCATAAACCCAGGATCCAGTGGGGGACCCCTTCTCAATATTTACGGGGAAGTGGTGGGGATCAACCGTATGATCCGTTCTTCTTCTGGGGCTAGTGCCGGGATTGGGTTTGCTATCCCTATCAATTATGCCAAACGAGTCCTTCGCCAAATCGAACAAAATGTAGGACAAAATATACGGCCGGCAACGCTTGGAGTTATGGCAACTGCTCCACTCCCAGACCACAGGAAATCTCTGGGAATTCCAGGAGATACGGTTGGGGTTTTGGTCTACGATATCGAACCGAATTCTTCTGCAGAGAAAGGAGGGCTCAGGCGTTATGACTTTATTGAGGGGGCAAATGGCCTCCAAATCCGCCATATCAATGATTTACGCGAACAAGTGGGACTTGTGGGTCTCGGCGGCGTCTTACGGTTGAAGATATTACGGGATACCCAAGAGATGGAATTATCGATCCCTTTGGTCGAGGCCGCCTATAAAAAAGGCCAGTAA